One window of the Pseudomonas sihuiensis genome contains the following:
- a CDS encoding P-II family nitrogen regulator, translating to MNAHSRTLLTVICEAALEKRLLADLEALGAPGWTISDARGRGHRGVRSAGWDTEGNIRLEIICNRELAERIAEHLQVRYYDHFAMVCYLAQVEVLRGEKF from the coding sequence ATGAACGCACATAGCCGCACCCTGCTCACCGTGATCTGCGAGGCGGCGCTGGAGAAGCGCCTGCTGGCCGATCTGGAAGCGCTCGGCGCACCCGGCTGGACCATTTCCGACGCGCGTGGCCGTGGACACCGCGGCGTGCGCAGCGCCGGCTGGGACACCGAAGGCAACATCCGCCTGGAAATCATCTGCAACCGCGAATTGGCCGAGCGCATCGCCGAGCATCTGCAGGTGCGCTACTACGACCACTTCGCCATGGTCTGTTACCTGGCGCAGGTGGAAGTGCTGCGTGGGGAGAAGTTCTGA
- a CDS encoding sodium-dependent bicarbonate transport family permease: MGLDPVVLFFVFGLVAGLLKSELKLPAALYETLSIILLLAIGLHGGVELAQQASLQLLGQSALVLALGVLLPILAFVLLRGLRFDRVNAAAVAAHYGSVSAGTFAVVVAYMLAKGIEFESYMPLFVAILEIPAILVGIVLAKGISRETHWGELGREIFLGKSIMLLLGGLVIGAIAGKEAIKPLEPLYTSMFKPVLAFFLLEMGLIASGQLGALKQFGVRLAAFALLMPLLGALIGALLARFMGLSLGGTAMLATLAASASYIAVPAAMRLALPEANPSLSLTASLGITFPFNILIGIPLYLALAERLIAWGF; the protein is encoded by the coding sequence GTGGGTCTGGATCCGGTGGTGCTGTTTTTCGTCTTCGGCCTGGTCGCCGGCCTGCTCAAGAGCGAGCTGAAGCTACCGGCGGCGTTGTACGAGACGCTGTCGATCATCCTCCTGCTGGCCATCGGGCTGCACGGCGGCGTGGAGCTGGCGCAGCAGGCCAGCCTGCAGCTGCTCGGTCAGTCGGCGTTGGTACTGGCGCTCGGTGTGCTACTGCCGATCCTGGCGTTCGTCCTGCTGCGCGGCCTGCGTTTCGACCGCGTCAACGCCGCGGCGGTGGCGGCGCACTACGGTTCGGTCAGCGCCGGTACCTTCGCCGTGGTAGTGGCCTACATGCTGGCCAAGGGCATCGAGTTCGAGAGTTACATGCCGCTGTTCGTGGCCATCCTGGAGATTCCGGCGATTCTGGTCGGTATCGTTCTGGCCAAAGGCATTTCGCGTGAGACCCACTGGGGCGAACTGGGCCGCGAGATCTTCCTCGGCAAGAGCATCATGCTGCTGCTCGGCGGCCTGGTGATCGGCGCGATCGCCGGTAAGGAGGCAATCAAGCCGCTGGAGCCGCTGTACACCAGCATGTTCAAGCCGGTGCTGGCGTTCTTCCTGCTGGAGATGGGCCTGATCGCCTCCGGCCAGCTCGGTGCGCTGAAGCAGTTCGGTGTGCGCCTGGCGGCCTTCGCCCTGCTGATGCCGCTGCTCGGTGCGCTGATCGGTGCCTTGCTGGCGCGCTTCATGGGCCTGAGCCTGGGTGGCACGGCGATGCTGGCCACGCTCGCGGCCTCGGCGTCCTATATCGCCGTGCCGGCGGCGATGCGCCTGGCCTTGCCCGAGGCCAACCCGTCGCTGTCGCTGACCGCCTCGCTGGGCATCACCTTCCCATTCAATATCCTGATCGGCATTCCGCTGTACCTGGCGCTGGCCGAACGACTGATCGCTTGGGGGTTCTGA
- the oadA gene encoding sodium-extruding oxaloacetate decarboxylase subunit alpha: MSKKITVTDTVLRDAHQSLLATRMRTEDMLPICDKLDRVGYWSLEVWGGATFDACVRFLKEDPWERLRQLKAALPNTRLQMLLRGQNLLGYRHYSDDVVKAFVAKAAVNGIDVFRIFDAMNDVRNLRVAIEAVKAAGKHAQGTIAYTTSPVHTTEAFVAQAKAMQAMGIDSIAIKDMAGLLTPYATFALVKALKSEVDLPVFIHSHDTAGLGSMCQLKAIEAGADHIDTAISSLAWGTSHPGTESMVAALKGSEFDTGLDLELIQEIGMYFHAVRKKYHQFESEFTGVDTRVQVNQVPGGMISNLANQLKEQGALNRMNEVLDEIPRVRADLGFPPLVTPTSQIVGTQAFFNVLAGERYKTITNEVKLYLQGRYGKAPGKVDEQLRKQAIGSEEVIDVRPADLLKPELARLREEIGSLAKSEEDVLTFAMFPDIGRKFLEERAAGTLKPEELLPMPNGQGKAAPVGGEGVPTEFVVDVHGESYRVDITGVGVKGDGKRHFYLSIDGMPEEVVFEALNEYVAGAAGKRKQAGAPGDVSTTMPGNIVDVLVKEGDTVKAGQAVLITEAMKMETEVQAPIAGTVKAVHVAKGDRVNPGEVLVEIEG, translated from the coding sequence ATGAGCAAGAAGATCACCGTTACCGATACCGTCCTGCGCGATGCCCACCAGTCGCTGCTGGCCACGCGCATGCGCACCGAGGACATGCTGCCGATCTGCGACAAGCTCGACCGCGTCGGCTACTGGTCGCTGGAAGTCTGGGGTGGCGCCACCTTCGACGCCTGCGTGCGCTTTCTCAAGGAAGACCCCTGGGAGCGCCTGCGCCAGCTCAAGGCCGCGCTGCCCAACACCCGCCTGCAGATGCTCCTGCGCGGGCAGAACCTGCTCGGCTACCGCCACTACAGCGATGACGTGGTCAAGGCCTTCGTGGCCAAGGCGGCGGTCAACGGCATCGACGTGTTCCGCATCTTCGACGCGATGAACGACGTGCGTAACCTGCGCGTGGCCATCGAGGCAGTGAAGGCTGCCGGCAAGCACGCCCAGGGCACCATCGCCTACACCACCAGCCCGGTGCACACCACCGAGGCGTTCGTTGCCCAGGCCAAGGCCATGCAGGCGATGGGTATCGACTCCATCGCCATCAAGGACATGGCTGGCCTGCTCACACCTTACGCCACCTTCGCGCTGGTCAAGGCACTGAAGAGCGAAGTCGATCTGCCGGTATTCATCCACAGTCACGACACGGCCGGTCTCGGCTCGATGTGCCAGCTCAAGGCCATTGAAGCCGGCGCCGACCATATCGACACCGCCATCTCCAGTCTGGCCTGGGGTACCAGCCATCCGGGCACCGAGTCGATGGTCGCCGCGCTCAAGGGCAGCGAGTTCGACACCGGCCTGGACCTGGAGCTGATCCAGGAAATCGGCATGTACTTCCACGCCGTGCGCAAGAAGTACCACCAGTTCGAGAGCGAGTTCACCGGCGTGGATACCCGCGTGCAGGTCAATCAGGTGCCAGGCGGGATGATTTCCAACCTGGCCAACCAGCTCAAGGAGCAGGGCGCGCTAAACCGCATGAATGAGGTGCTGGACGAGATTCCGCGCGTGCGTGCCGACCTCGGCTTTCCGCCGCTGGTGACGCCGACCTCGCAGATCGTCGGTACTCAGGCGTTCTTCAACGTGCTGGCCGGCGAGCGCTACAAGACCATCACCAACGAGGTGAAGCTGTACCTGCAAGGCCGCTACGGCAAGGCACCGGGCAAGGTCGACGAGCAACTGCGCAAGCAGGCCATCGGCAGCGAAGAAGTGATCGACGTACGCCCGGCCGACCTGCTCAAGCCCGAGCTGGCGCGCCTACGTGAAGAGATCGGCAGCCTGGCCAAGTCCGAAGAGGACGTGCTGACCTTCGCCATGTTCCCCGATATCGGGCGCAAGTTCCTCGAAGAGCGCGCGGCCGGCACCCTCAAGCCGGAAGAGCTGCTGCCCATGCCGAACGGTCAGGGCAAGGCCGCGCCGGTGGGTGGTGAAGGCGTGCCGACCGAGTTCGTGGTCGACGTGCACGGCGAAAGCTACCGCGTGGACATCACCGGTGTTGGCGTCAAGGGCGACGGCAAGCGCCACTTCTACCTGTCCATCGACGGCATGCCGGAAGAAGTGGTGTTCGAGGCGCTCAATGAATACGTCGCAGGCGCTGCTGGCAAGCGCAAGCAGGCCGGTGCACCGGGCGACGTGTCCACCACCATGCCGGGCAACATCGTCGATGTGCTGGTCAAGGAAGGTGACACGGTCAAGGCCGGTCAGGCGGTGCTGATCACCGAAGCGATGAAGATGGAAACCGAAGTGCAGGCGCCGATTGCCGGCACCGTCAAGGCCGTTCACGTGGCCAAGGGCGACCGCGTCAATCCGGGCGAAGTGCTGGTGGAAATCGAAGGTTAA
- a CDS encoding acetyl-CoA carboxylase biotin carboxylase subunit, with translation MIRKILIANRGEIAVRIVRACAEMGIRSVAIYSDADRHALHVKRADEAHSIGEDPLAGYLNPRKLVNLAVETGCDALHPGYGFLSENAELAEICAERGIKFIGPSAEVIRRMGDKTEARRSMIKAGVPVTPGTEGNVADLGEALREAERIGYPVMLKATSGGGGRGIRRCNSREELEQAYPRVISEATKAFGSAEVFLEKCIVNPKHIEAQILADSFGNTVHLYERDCSIQRRNQKLIEIAPSPQLTPEQRAYIGDLAVRAAQAVGYENAGTVEFLLAEGEVYFMEMNTRVQVEHTITEEITGIDIVREQIRIASGLPLSVKQEDIIHRGYALQFRINAEDPKNNFLPSFGKITRYYAPGGPGVRTDTAIYTGYTIPPYYDSMCLKLIVWALTWEEAMDRGLRALDDMRVQGVRTTAPYYQEILRNPEFRSGQFNTSFVESHPELTQYSIKRNPSHLAIAIATAIAAHAGL, from the coding sequence GTGATAAGAAAAATACTGATCGCCAACCGTGGTGAGATTGCCGTCCGCATCGTGCGGGCCTGCGCCGAGATGGGCATCCGCTCGGTGGCGATCTACTCCGATGCGGACCGTCATGCGTTGCACGTCAAGCGTGCCGACGAAGCGCACAGCATTGGTGAAGACCCGCTGGCGGGCTATCTGAACCCGCGCAAGCTGGTCAATCTGGCCGTGGAAACCGGTTGCGATGCGCTGCACCCCGGCTATGGCTTTCTGTCCGAGAATGCCGAACTTGCAGAGATCTGCGCCGAACGTGGGATCAAATTCATAGGGCCGAGTGCAGAAGTCATCCGTCGCATGGGCGACAAGACCGAAGCGCGTCGCAGCATGATCAAGGCCGGTGTGCCGGTCACCCCCGGTACTGAAGGCAACGTCGCCGACCTGGGCGAAGCCCTGCGTGAAGCCGAGCGCATCGGTTATCCGGTGATGCTCAAGGCCACCTCCGGTGGTGGCGGTCGTGGCATTCGTCGCTGCAACAGCCGCGAGGAGCTGGAGCAGGCCTATCCGCGGGTCATTTCCGAGGCGACCAAGGCCTTCGGCAGCGCCGAAGTCTTCCTGGAAAAATGCATCGTCAACCCGAAGCACATCGAGGCGCAGATTCTCGCCGACAGCTTCGGCAACACCGTGCACCTGTACGAGCGCGATTGCTCGATCCAGCGCCGTAACCAGAAACTGATCGAAATCGCCCCCAGCCCGCAGCTCACCCCCGAGCAGCGCGCCTATATCGGTGACCTCGCCGTGCGCGCGGCGCAGGCCGTGGGCTACGAGAACGCCGGTACCGTGGAGTTCCTGCTCGCCGAAGGCGAGGTGTACTTCATGGAGATGAACACCCGGGTGCAGGTGGAGCACACCATCACCGAGGAAATTACCGGCATCGACATCGTTCGCGAGCAGATTCGCATCGCCAGCGGCCTGCCGCTGTCGGTCAAGCAGGAAGACATCATCCACCGCGGTTATGCCCTGCAGTTCCGTATCAACGCCGAGGACCCGAAGAACAACTTCCTGCCCTCGTTCGGCAAGATCACCCGTTACTACGCGCCCGGCGGGCCCGGCGTGCGCACTGACACGGCGATCTACACCGGCTACACCATTCCACCCTATTACGACTCGATGTGCCTGAAGCTGATCGTCTGGGCGCTGACCTGGGAAGAGGCCATGGACCGCGGCTTGCGCGCGCTGGACGACATGCGCGTGCAGGGCGTGCGCACCACCGCGCCCTACTACCAGGAAATCCTGCGTAATCCGGAATTCCGTAGCGGCCAGTTCAATACCAGCTTCGTCGAAAGCCACCCTGAACTGACCCAATACTCGATCAAGCGCAACCCGTCGCACCTGGCCATCGCCATCGCCACCGCCATCGCTGCCCACGCGGGCCTGTAG
- a CDS encoding LysR family transcriptional regulator: protein MRKTLLRMTLRQLQVFRAVCEHGSYSRAAEEMALTQPAVSLQIRQLEELVGQPLFEYVGKKLYLTEAAEALKRASSDIFGRLESLDMQLSDLQGSLQGQLNLCVESSAKYFIPHLFAEFRRQYPEVSLNLTVVNHALVVRRLTQSRDDLMIMSQVPQDLALDFMPFLENPIIAVAPPDHPLCEADSLQLQDLTAYPLLIRESGSGTRRACEEYCHQKRAHFPNTLEIGSLESQREAVLAGLGIALLPRHAVRLELQHGLLRELPVVELPLQRSWCVVNIRGRRLSPVAQAFVDFIRTERAQIVKLAERFQPSHTGSGKNLAGSA from the coding sequence GTGCGTAAAACCCTGCTGCGCATGACCTTGCGCCAGCTCCAGGTGTTCCGTGCCGTGTGCGAACACGGCTCCTACAGCCGCGCGGCCGAGGAAATGGCGCTGACCCAGCCCGCCGTCAGCCTGCAGATTCGTCAGTTGGAGGAGCTGGTCGGCCAGCCGCTGTTCGAGTACGTCGGCAAGAAGCTCTACCTGACCGAAGCCGCCGAGGCACTCAAACGCGCCAGCAGCGATATCTTCGGCCGCCTGGAGAGCCTCGACATGCAGCTGTCCGACCTGCAGGGCTCACTGCAGGGGCAGCTCAACCTGTGCGTGGAATCCAGCGCGAAATATTTCATTCCCCACCTGTTCGCCGAATTTCGCCGCCAATACCCGGAAGTCAGCCTCAACCTAACGGTGGTCAACCACGCCCTGGTGGTGCGCCGCCTGACCCAGAGCCGCGACGACCTGATGATCATGAGCCAGGTGCCGCAGGACCTGGCGCTGGACTTCATGCCCTTTCTCGAGAATCCGATCATCGCCGTGGCGCCGCCGGATCACCCCCTGTGCGAGGCGGACAGCCTGCAGCTGCAGGACCTCACCGCCTATCCCCTGCTGATTCGCGAAAGCGGCTCAGGCACTCGTCGCGCCTGCGAAGAGTACTGCCACCAGAAACGTGCGCACTTCCCCAACACCCTGGAGATCGGCTCGCTGGAGTCGCAGCGCGAGGCGGTGCTTGCCGGCCTCGGCATTGCCTTGCTACCACGCCATGCCGTGCGTCTGGAACTGCAACACGGCCTGCTGCGCGAGCTGCCGGTGGTAGAGCTGCCCTTGCAGCGCAGCTGGTGCGTGGTGAATATCCGTGGCCGGCGCCTGTCGCCGGTGGCGCAGGCCTTCGTCGACTTCATCCGCACCGAGCGCGCGCAGATCGTCAAACTGGCCGAGCGCTTCCAGCCCAGCCACACAGGATCGGGCAAGAATCTCGCAGGATCGGCCTAA
- a CDS encoding XdhC family protein, translated as MLSGISALLGALRALERDNGQAVLATVVKVEGSAYRRPGARMLIPLYGGTVGTISGGCLESEVAKKAWWLTDGGEAVIRRYSTATQDDDDDQDAALTFGLGCNGTVHVLLERHSAEKPLAVLELLRQVRESGQAGAVATVIGSYRNARVRVGDRLCLHPSLGDNGRLLDSALDAEVRADLQRTLTDGRSSLRSYRDARGEIEVFCEYLAPQRRLVIFGAGHDAQPLTHIAKLLDWHVTVVDGRAHFARAERFPDADTVLQVDARPPYDLHRLTDGAMVAIMSHSYSQDRHWLGSVLQGTPAYIGQLGPRDRTERLLDEIRPHSPHLPALERLHYPIGLDIGGDTPESVATAILAEMTAAINLRAGGMLKHRQAAIHTPTPLDCSEIEPASRLTAS; from the coding sequence ATGCTGTCGGGAATCAGCGCCCTGCTCGGCGCCCTTCGCGCGCTCGAACGCGACAACGGCCAGGCCGTGCTCGCCACCGTGGTCAAGGTCGAAGGCTCGGCCTACCGCCGCCCCGGTGCGCGCATGCTGATCCCGCTCTACGGCGGCACCGTGGGCACCATCAGTGGCGGTTGCCTGGAGTCCGAAGTGGCGAAGAAGGCCTGGTGGCTGACTGATGGCGGCGAAGCCGTGATCCGCCGTTACAGCACCGCCACCCAGGACGACGATGACGATCAGGACGCCGCACTGACCTTCGGCCTCGGCTGCAACGGCACCGTGCACGTGCTGCTCGAGCGCCACAGCGCGGAAAAGCCGCTGGCCGTCCTCGAGTTGCTGCGCCAGGTGCGCGAAAGCGGCCAGGCCGGGGCGGTCGCCACGGTGATAGGTAGCTATCGCAACGCCCGCGTGCGTGTCGGCGATCGCCTGTGCCTGCATCCCTCGCTGGGCGACAACGGCCGCCTGCTCGATTCCGCACTCGACGCCGAGGTTCGCGCCGATCTGCAGCGAACCCTGACCGATGGCCGCTCCTCACTGCGCAGCTACCGTGATGCGCGTGGCGAGATCGAGGTGTTCTGCGAATACCTGGCGCCGCAGCGGCGCCTGGTGATCTTCGGCGCCGGGCATGATGCACAGCCGCTGACGCATATTGCCAAACTGCTGGACTGGCACGTCACCGTGGTCGATGGTCGCGCGCATTTCGCCCGCGCCGAGCGCTTTCCCGACGCAGATACGGTGCTGCAGGTCGATGCACGCCCACCCTACGACCTGCACAGGCTCACCGACGGCGCCATGGTGGCGATCATGAGCCACAGCTACAGCCAGGATCGCCACTGGCTGGGCAGCGTGCTGCAGGGCACGCCGGCCTATATCGGCCAACTGGGGCCACGCGATCGCACCGAACGCCTGCTGGACGAGATCCGCCCACACAGCCCGCACTTGCCGGCGCTGGAGCGCCTGCACTACCCCATCGGCCTGGACATCGGCGGCGATACGCCGGAGAGCGTGGCCACGGCGATTCTCGCCGAGATGACCGCCGCCATTAACCTCCGTGCAGGCGGCATGCTCAAGCATCGCCAGGCGGCGATCCACACGCCAACGCCACTGGACTGCAGCGAGATCGAACCGGCGTCCAGACTGACCGCTTCCTGA
- a CDS encoding xanthine dehydrogenase family protein molybdopterin-binding subunit: protein MGKIETPDSATRGILNVSRRTLLKGAGGLALGIFFAPLMRGMDALAAGGPLEPNAFVRIDLDGTVTVLAKHLEMGQGSYTGLATLLAEELDADWDKVRVEGAPADVKRYNNLAFGPMQGTGGSTAMANSWEQMRNAGATAKAMLVAAAAQRWGVPAGEISVSQGVVSHAGSGRSAGFGDLVEAAASLPVPEQVQLKDPKDFKLIGKRELRRKDSPSKTDGSAIFTQDFKLPGMLVAMVAYPPRFGGVPRSVDSSKAKAVHDVVEVVEFRDLPHGRSGVAVLAKNTWAARQGRDALVIEWDESQAFTLGSEEILAQYRDDAGKPGLPATSKGDTDAALAQAAKTVEADYEFPYLAHAAMEPMNCLVKLSSDRCEIWNGEQFQTVDQAIISGYLGLTPEQVSLTQLYAGGSFGRRASSVSDYLLEAVAITKAARDKGVDAPVKMVWTREDDTRGGYFRPLYLHRVRIGLDQAGKLQAWHNRIVGQSIMAGTSMEPFMIKDGIDHTSVEGLSNLSYAVPNLQVELSTPSNIKVPVLWWRSVGHTHTGYVAETMIDEAAVAAGQDPYIFRHALLESHPRHRGALELAAKQAGWDKPLAAGAEGEKRGRGIAVHESFGSFVAQVAEVTVKADGSYRLDRVVCAVDCGIAINPDVIKAQMEGGIGFALAAARHSAITLKEGRVEQSNFHDFQVLRLNEMPKVEVHIVPSAANPTGVGEPGVPPLAPALANALFAATGVRLRKLPFPAQIKA, encoded by the coding sequence GCGCTGGCGGCAGGTGGCCCGCTGGAACCGAATGCCTTCGTGCGTATCGACCTCGACGGTACGGTGACTGTGCTGGCCAAACACCTGGAAATGGGCCAGGGCAGCTACACCGGCCTGGCCACCCTGCTCGCCGAAGAGCTGGATGCCGACTGGGACAAGGTACGCGTCGAAGGCGCGCCGGCCGATGTGAAACGCTACAACAATCTCGCCTTCGGCCCCATGCAGGGCACTGGCGGCAGCACCGCCATGGCCAACTCCTGGGAACAGATGCGCAACGCCGGCGCCACCGCCAAGGCCATGCTGGTGGCTGCGGCCGCGCAGCGTTGGGGCGTGCCGGCCGGTGAAATCAGCGTCAGCCAGGGCGTGGTCAGTCACGCCGGCTCCGGCCGTAGCGCCGGCTTCGGTGATCTGGTCGAGGCGGCGGCGTCACTGCCGGTGCCGGAGCAGGTGCAACTCAAGGACCCCAAGGACTTCAAGCTGATCGGCAAGCGCGAGCTGCGCCGCAAGGACAGCCCGAGCAAGACCGATGGCAGCGCCATCTTCACCCAGGACTTCAAGCTGCCCGGCATGCTGGTGGCCATGGTTGCTTATCCACCGCGCTTCGGCGGCGTGCCGCGCTCGGTCGACAGCAGCAAGGCCAAGGCCGTGCATGACGTGGTCGAGGTGGTGGAGTTTCGCGATCTGCCCCACGGTCGTTCGGGCGTCGCCGTGTTGGCGAAGAACACCTGGGCGGCGCGACAGGGCCGCGATGCGCTGGTGATCGAGTGGGACGAGAGCCAGGCCTTCACCCTGGGCAGCGAGGAAATTCTCGCGCAATACCGCGACGATGCGGGCAAGCCAGGCCTGCCGGCCACGAGCAAGGGCGATACCGATGCGGCGCTGGCCCAGGCGGCGAAAACCGTCGAGGCCGACTACGAGTTTCCTTATCTGGCGCACGCGGCGATGGAGCCGATGAACTGCCTGGTGAAACTCTCCAGCGACCGCTGCGAAATCTGGAACGGCGAGCAGTTTCAGACCGTCGACCAAGCCATCATCAGCGGCTACCTGGGCCTGACGCCCGAGCAGGTGTCGCTGACCCAGCTGTATGCCGGCGGCAGCTTTGGTCGCCGCGCCAGTTCGGTGTCGGACTACCTGCTGGAGGCGGTGGCGATCACCAAGGCTGCGCGTGACAAGGGCGTGGACGCGCCGGTGAAGATGGTCTGGACGCGCGAGGACGATACTCGTGGCGGTTATTTCCGGCCGCTGTACCTGCACCGCGTGCGCATCGGCCTGGACCAGGCCGGCAAGCTGCAGGCCTGGCACAACCGCATCGTCGGCCAGTCGATCATGGCCGGTACTTCGATGGAGCCCTTCATGATCAAGGACGGCATCGACCATACCTCGGTCGAGGGCCTCTCCAACCTGTCCTATGCGGTGCCCAACCTGCAGGTGGAGCTGAGCACGCCGAGCAATATCAAGGTGCCGGTGCTGTGGTGGCGTTCGGTCGGTCATACCCACACCGGTTACGTCGCCGAAACCATGATCGATGAGGCCGCCGTCGCTGCAGGGCAGGACCCTTACATCTTCCGTCATGCGTTGCTGGAAAGTCATCCGCGTCACCGCGGTGCGCTGGAGCTGGCCGCCAAGCAGGCCGGCTGGGACAAGCCGCTGGCGGCGGGGGCCGAGGGCGAGAAACGTGGCCGTGGCATTGCCGTGCACGAGTCGTTCGGCTCGTTCGTGGCGCAGGTCGCCGAAGTCACGGTGAAGGCCGATGGCAGCTACCGTCTGGATCGCGTGGTGTGCGCCGTGGACTGTGGCATCGCGATCAACCCGGATGTGATCAAGGCGCAGATGGAAGGCGGTATCGGCTTCGCCCTGGCGGCCGCCCGGCACAGCGCGATCACCTTGAAGGAAGGGCGGGTCGAGCAGTCGAACTTCCACGACTTCCAGGTGTTGCGCCTGAACGAGATGCCCAAGGTCGAGGTGCATATCGTACCGTCGGCGGCAAATCCGACCGGTGTCGGTGAGCCGGGTGTGCCGCCGCTGGCGCCAGCGTTGGCCAACGCCCTGTTTGCAGCGACCGGCGTGCGCTTGCGCAAGCTGCCGTTCCCGGCGCAGATCAAGGCCTGA